A genomic window from Brassica oleracea var. oleracea cultivar TO1000 chromosome C8, BOL, whole genome shotgun sequence includes:
- the LOC106312500 gene encoding uncharacterized protein LOC106312500 isoform X3, translating to MVLLPSNITVFTLDFSGSGLSDGDYVSLGWHEKDDLKTVVSYLRNSNQVSRIGLWGRSMGAVTSLLYGAEDPSIAGMVLDSAFSNLFDLMMELVDVYKIRLPKFTVKVAVQYMRRVIQKKAKFNIMDLNCLKVSPKTFIPALFGHASGDKFIQPHHSDHILKCYAGDKNIIKFDGDHNSSRPQFYYDSVLIFFYNVLRPPQVSSACSSKLESYSGAGLDENFLYEIISGLRSACIDVASSSSSAPPASLTTKPTNELISEAMPIMDTDDLLVADNDQSIDEPEGMPIDQFEEGWSFTSSNRESWGRCSSLGGSEEDESLTVGEGDQVEKADIGDTEHKPIESTRQQQEEKEERKEKKMKKGVETDAKKPKREKLERLEAFSKRLRLGIIKRVNHGRHRSSQP from the exons ATGGTTCTTCTTCCATCTAACATTACTGTTTTCACACTTGACTTCTCCGGCTCTGGCTTATCTGATGGGGATTATGTTAGCCTTGGCTGGCATGAG AAAGATGATCTCAAGACTGTTGTATCTTACCTGAGAAACAGCAATCAGGTGTCTCGTATTGGACTTTGGGGACGGTCTATGGGCGCAGTTACTAG CCTTCTCTATGGAGCAGAAGATCCTTCAATTGCTGGAATGGTCTTAGACAGTGCATTCTCAAACTTATTTGATCTTATGATGGAACTAGTGGATGTTTACAAGATCAGACTTCCTAAATTCACA GTTAAAGTGGCTGTACAGTACATGCGGCGAGTAATTCAGAAAAAGGCCAAGTTTAATATCATGGATCTCAATTGTCTCAAG GTTTCACCAAAGACTTTTATTCCAGCTTTGTTTGGGCATGCAAGCGGAGACAAATTCATCCAACCTCATCACTCTGACCACATTCTCAAGTGCTATGCG GGAGACAAAAACATCATCAAGTTTGATGGTGATCACAACTCTTCGCGGCCGCAGTTTTATTATGATTCAGTGTTAATATTCTTCTACAATGTTCTTCGCCCGCCTCAAGTTTCTTCAGCTTGCTCATCTAAACTTGAAAGTTATAGCGGTGCTGGTTTGGACGAG AATTTTCTGTATGAGATCATCTCTGGGCTTCGTTCGGCATGTATAGATGTTGCAAGTTCTTCTTCTTCTGCACCTCCCGCCTCTCTAACCACAAAGCCAACTAATGAGCTCATTTCAGAAGCCATGCCCATTATGGATACT GATGACTTGCTTGTAGCAGACAATGATCAGAGCATTGATGAACCTGAG GGGATGCCTATTGATCAGTTTGAAGAAGGATGGTCATTTACAAGCTCTAACCGGGAAAGCTGGGGTAGATGCTCTTCACTAGGAGGCTCTGAAGAAGATGAGAGCTTGACTGTCGGCGAGGGTGATCAG GTCGAGAAAGCTGATATTGGAGACACAGAACATAAGCCAATAGAGTCCACTAGACAACAACAAGAAGAAAAAGAAGAGAGGAAGGAGAAGAAAATGAAGAAAGGAGTTGAAACAGATGCAAAGAAGCCTAAACGAGAGAAACTGGAAAGGTTAGAGGCTTTCAGCAAAAGACTCAGGCTTGGCATCATAAAGCGAGTAAACCATGGAAGACACCGTTCTTCGCAACCTTAA
- the LOC106312500 gene encoding uncharacterized protein LOC106312500 isoform X2 produces the protein MILISIYGRRTLASVALSVKDKTWRQLTNSRGHTLRCSHYIPSSSLENTTPLPCVIYCHGNSGCRADANEAAMVLLPSNITVFTLDFSGSGLSDGDYVSLGWHEKDDLKTVVSYLRNSNQVSRIGLWGRSMGAVTSLLYGAEDPSIAGMVLDSAFSNLFDLMMELVDVYKIRLPKFTVKVAVQYMRRVIQKKAKFNIMDLNCLKVSPKTFIPALFGHASGDKFIQPHHSDHILKCYAGDKNIIKFDGDHNSSRPQFYYDSVLIFFYNVLRPPQVSSACSSKLESYSGAGLDENFLYEIISGLRSACIDVASSSSSAPPASLTTKPTNELISEAMPIMDTDDLLVADNDQSIDEPEGMPIDQFEEGWSFTSSNRESWGRCSSLGGSEEDESLTVGEGDQVEKADIGDTEHKPIESTRQQQEEKEERKEKKMKKGVETDAKKPKREKLERLEAFSKRLRLGIIKRVNHGRHRSSQP, from the exons ATGATCCTGATCAGTATTTATGGGAGAAGGACTTTAGCATCGGTGGCACTAAGTGTAAAAGACAAGACTTGGAGGCAA CTTACAAATTCAAGGGGTCACACCTTGCGTTGCAGTCACTACATTCCTTCATCTTCTTTGGAGAATACTACTCCTCTTCCTTGTGTTATATACTGCCATGGTAATAG TGGATGTAGGGCAGACGCAAATGAGGCAGCTATGGTTCTTCTTCCATCTAACATTACTGTTTTCACACTTGACTTCTCCGGCTCTGGCTTATCTGATGGGGATTATGTTAGCCTTGGCTGGCATGAG AAAGATGATCTCAAGACTGTTGTATCTTACCTGAGAAACAGCAATCAGGTGTCTCGTATTGGACTTTGGGGACGGTCTATGGGCGCAGTTACTAG CCTTCTCTATGGAGCAGAAGATCCTTCAATTGCTGGAATGGTCTTAGACAGTGCATTCTCAAACTTATTTGATCTTATGATGGAACTAGTGGATGTTTACAAGATCAGACTTCCTAAATTCACA GTTAAAGTGGCTGTACAGTACATGCGGCGAGTAATTCAGAAAAAGGCCAAGTTTAATATCATGGATCTCAATTGTCTCAAG GTTTCACCAAAGACTTTTATTCCAGCTTTGTTTGGGCATGCAAGCGGAGACAAATTCATCCAACCTCATCACTCTGACCACATTCTCAAGTGCTATGCG GGAGACAAAAACATCATCAAGTTTGATGGTGATCACAACTCTTCGCGGCCGCAGTTTTATTATGATTCAGTGTTAATATTCTTCTACAATGTTCTTCGCCCGCCTCAAGTTTCTTCAGCTTGCTCATCTAAACTTGAAAGTTATAGCGGTGCTGGTTTGGACGAG AATTTTCTGTATGAGATCATCTCTGGGCTTCGTTCGGCATGTATAGATGTTGCAAGTTCTTCTTCTTCTGCACCTCCCGCCTCTCTAACCACAAAGCCAACTAATGAGCTCATTTCAGAAGCCATGCCCATTATGGATACT GATGACTTGCTTGTAGCAGACAATGATCAGAGCATTGATGAACCTGAG GGGATGCCTATTGATCAGTTTGAAGAAGGATGGTCATTTACAAGCTCTAACCGGGAAAGCTGGGGTAGATGCTCTTCACTAGGAGGCTCTGAAGAAGATGAGAGCTTGACTGTCGGCGAGGGTGATCAG GTCGAGAAAGCTGATATTGGAGACACAGAACATAAGCCAATAGAGTCCACTAGACAACAACAAGAAGAAAAAGAAGAGAGGAAGGAGAAGAAAATGAAGAAAGGAGTTGAAACAGATGCAAAGAAGCCTAAACGAGAGAAACTGGAAAGGTTAGAGGCTTTCAGCAAAAGACTCAGGCTTGGCATCATAAAGCGAGTAAACCATGGAAGACACCGTTCTTCGCAACCTTAA
- the LOC106312501 gene encoding ras-related protein RABB1c-like — MSYAYLFKYIIIGDTGVGKSCLLLQFTDKRFQPVHDLTIGVEFGARMITIDNKPLKLQIWDTAGQESFRSITRSYYRGAAGALLVYDITRRETFNHLASWLEDARQHANANMTIMLIGNKCDLSSRRAVTTEEGEQFAKEHGLIFMEASAKTAQNVEEAFIKTAATIYKKIEDGVFDVSNESYGIKVGYGGIPGPSGGRDGSTPQGGCCG; from the exons ATGTCTTACGCTTATCTCTTCAAGTATATCATCATCGGCGATACTG GAGTAGGGAAATCATGCCTTCTGCTTCAGTTCACGGACAAGAGGTTTCAGCCGGTGCATGATCTCACCATCGGTGTTGAGTTTGGGGCTAGGATGATCACCATCGACAACAAGCCCCTCAAACTCCAGATCTGGGACACG GCTGGTCAAGAATCCTTTAGGTCTATTACAAGGTCCTACTACAGAGGTGCTGCAGGGGCATTGCTTGTCTACGATATCACTAG GAGGGAGACATTTAACCATCTAGCCAGCTGGCTAGAGGATGCAAGGCAGCATGCTAACGCTAATATGACCATTATGCTCATTGGGAATAAGTGTGATCTATCCAGCCGAAGGGCAGTCACCACAGAGGAAGGTGAGCAGTTTGCAAAGGAGCACGGTCTTATTTTCATGGAGGCCTCTGCCAAGACTGCTCAGAACGTCGAAGAG GCATTTATTAAGACAGCGGCAACAATATACAAGAAGATTGAAGATGGTGTGTTTGATGTGTCAAATGAGTCGTATGGAATAAAAGTGGGATACGGAGGAATCCCTGGGCCATCAGGTGGTAGAGACGGTTCCACACCGCAAGGAGGTTGCTGCGGCTAA
- the LOC106312500 gene encoding uncharacterized protein LOC106312500 isoform X1 — protein sequence MSSLVLGGLKMIDQFINFVIRPPRAEYDPDQYLWEKDFSIGGTKCKRQDLELTNSRGHTLRCSHYIPSSSLENTTPLPCVIYCHGNSGCRADANEAAMVLLPSNITVFTLDFSGSGLSDGDYVSLGWHEKDDLKTVVSYLRNSNQVSRIGLWGRSMGAVTSLLYGAEDPSIAGMVLDSAFSNLFDLMMELVDVYKIRLPKFTVKVAVQYMRRVIQKKAKFNIMDLNCLKVSPKTFIPALFGHASGDKFIQPHHSDHILKCYAGDKNIIKFDGDHNSSRPQFYYDSVLIFFYNVLRPPQVSSACSSKLESYSGAGLDENFLYEIISGLRSACIDVASSSSSAPPASLTTKPTNELISEAMPIMDTDDLLVADNDQSIDEPEGMPIDQFEEGWSFTSSNRESWGRCSSLGGSEEDESLTVGEGDQVEKADIGDTEHKPIESTRQQQEEKEERKEKKMKKGVETDAKKPKREKLERLEAFSKRLRLGIIKRVNHGRHRSSQP from the exons ATGAGTTCATTGGTACTTGGAGGACTCAAGATGATTGATCAGTTCATCAACTTTGTTATTCGCCCTCCCAG GGCTGAGTATGATCCTGATCAGTATTTATGGGAGAAGGACTTTAGCATCGGTGGCACTAAGTGTAAAAGACAAGACTTGGAG CTTACAAATTCAAGGGGTCACACCTTGCGTTGCAGTCACTACATTCCTTCATCTTCTTTGGAGAATACTACTCCTCTTCCTTGTGTTATATACTGCCATGGTAATAG TGGATGTAGGGCAGACGCAAATGAGGCAGCTATGGTTCTTCTTCCATCTAACATTACTGTTTTCACACTTGACTTCTCCGGCTCTGGCTTATCTGATGGGGATTATGTTAGCCTTGGCTGGCATGAG AAAGATGATCTCAAGACTGTTGTATCTTACCTGAGAAACAGCAATCAGGTGTCTCGTATTGGACTTTGGGGACGGTCTATGGGCGCAGTTACTAG CCTTCTCTATGGAGCAGAAGATCCTTCAATTGCTGGAATGGTCTTAGACAGTGCATTCTCAAACTTATTTGATCTTATGATGGAACTAGTGGATGTTTACAAGATCAGACTTCCTAAATTCACA GTTAAAGTGGCTGTACAGTACATGCGGCGAGTAATTCAGAAAAAGGCCAAGTTTAATATCATGGATCTCAATTGTCTCAAG GTTTCACCAAAGACTTTTATTCCAGCTTTGTTTGGGCATGCAAGCGGAGACAAATTCATCCAACCTCATCACTCTGACCACATTCTCAAGTGCTATGCG GGAGACAAAAACATCATCAAGTTTGATGGTGATCACAACTCTTCGCGGCCGCAGTTTTATTATGATTCAGTGTTAATATTCTTCTACAATGTTCTTCGCCCGCCTCAAGTTTCTTCAGCTTGCTCATCTAAACTTGAAAGTTATAGCGGTGCTGGTTTGGACGAG AATTTTCTGTATGAGATCATCTCTGGGCTTCGTTCGGCATGTATAGATGTTGCAAGTTCTTCTTCTTCTGCACCTCCCGCCTCTCTAACCACAAAGCCAACTAATGAGCTCATTTCAGAAGCCATGCCCATTATGGATACT GATGACTTGCTTGTAGCAGACAATGATCAGAGCATTGATGAACCTGAG GGGATGCCTATTGATCAGTTTGAAGAAGGATGGTCATTTACAAGCTCTAACCGGGAAAGCTGGGGTAGATGCTCTTCACTAGGAGGCTCTGAAGAAGATGAGAGCTTGACTGTCGGCGAGGGTGATCAG GTCGAGAAAGCTGATATTGGAGACACAGAACATAAGCCAATAGAGTCCACTAGACAACAACAAGAAGAAAAAGAAGAGAGGAAGGAGAAGAAAATGAAGAAAGGAGTTGAAACAGATGCAAAGAAGCCTAAACGAGAGAAACTGGAAAGGTTAGAGGCTTTCAGCAAAAGACTCAGGCTTGGCATCATAAAGCGAGTAAACCATGGAAGACACCGTTCTTCGCAACCTTAA
- the LOC106312082 gene encoding scarecrow-like protein 13, protein MQTSQKHHSAAGLHMLYPQPHCSPQFQMIDNNNNNGSSKESFFTLESSTASGTTLPSYDSPSSVSITSGRSPFSPQGSHSCISDPHPSPENVYESPLSAASSYVYDEAGVKSKIRELEETLLSSDPKVEEYSGFSPAAGKSWNWDELLALTPQLDLKEVLLEGARAVADGDFATACGFIDVLEQMVSVSGSPIQRLGAYMAEGLRARLEGSGGNIYRALKCNEPTGRELMSYMGVLYEICPYWKFAYMSANAAILEATAGDNRIHVIDFQIAQGSQYMFLIHELAKRPGGPPLLRVTGVDDSQSYYARGGGLTLVGEKLANMAKSCGVPFEFHDAIMSGCEVHREHLGVEPGFAVVVNFPFVLHHMPDESVSVENHRDRLLHLIKSLGPRLVTLVEQESNTNTSPFLSRFVQTLDYYTAMFESIDAARPRDEKQRISAEQHCVARDIVNMIACEERERVERHEVLGKWRVRMMMAGFVGWPVGGSAAFAASEMLKGYDKNYKLGGSEGALYLFWKRRPMATCSAWKPNPNQIV, encoded by the coding sequence ATGCAAACATCTCAGAAACATCACAGTGCAGCTGGACTTCACATGCTGTATCCTCAACCACACTGTTCACCTCAGTTTCAAATGATAGACAACAACAACAACAATGGCTCCTCCAAAGAAAGCTTCTTCACCCTCGAATCATCAACTGCTTCCGGTACTACTCTTCCTTCCTATGACTCACCTTCTTCTGTGAGCATCACATCTGGTAGGAGCCCGTTTTCTCCTCAGGGCTCTCACTCATGCATCTCTGATCCACATCCTTCCCCTGAAAACGTCTATGAATCACCCTTGAGCGCAGCGTCTTCCTATGTCTACGACGAAGCCGGGGTCAAGAGCAAGATCCGTGAACTCGAGGAGACGCTGCTGAGTTCTGACCCCAAAGTTGAAGAATACTCAGGCTTCAGCCCAGCTGCTGGGAAGTCATGGAACTGGGACGAGCTCTTGGCGTTGACTCCACAGCTAGACTTGAAAGAGGTGCTACTAGAGGGAGCTCGTGCGGTCGCTGACGGGGACTTCGCTACAGCGTGTGGGTTCATCGACGTCTTGGAACAGATGGTGTCGGTCTCAGGAAGTCCTATCCAACGTCTTGGCGCTTACATGGCGGAAGGGCTTAGAGCGAGGCTTGAAGGCTCTGGAGGGAATATATACAGAGCCTTGAAGTGCAACGAGCCAACGGGAAGGGAGCTCATGTCTTACATGGGAGTTCTCTATGAGATCTGCCCTTATTGGAAGTTCGCGTACATGTCTGCAAACGCTGCTATCTTGGAAGCAACGGCTGGTGATAACAGAATCCACGTCATCGATTTCCAGATCGCGCAGGGATCGCAGTACATGTTCCTCATCCACGAGCTTGCTAAACGACCCGGTGGGCCCCCTTTGCTGCGTGTCACAGGCGTGGACGATTCGCAGTCTTACTACGCCCGTGGGGGAGGACTCACCTTGGTAGGTGAGAAGCTCGCCAACATGGCGAAGTCGTGCGGCGTGCCGTTTGAGTTTCACGACGCGATCATGTCCGGGTGCGAGGTCCACAGGGAACACTTAGGGGTGGAGCCTGGGTTCGCCGTCGTGGTGAACTTCCCTTTCGTGTTGCACCACATGCCCGACGAGAGCGTGAGCGTCGAGAATCATAGAGACAGGCTGCTCCATCTGATCAAGAGCCTCGGACCGAGGCTCGTGACGCTTGTGGAGCAAGAATCCAACACGAACACCTCGCCTTTCCTGTCGAGGTTTGTGCAGACGCTTGATTACTACACGGCGATGTTTGAGTCGATCGATGCGGCGAGGCCGAGGGATGAGAAGCAGAGGATCAGCGCGGAGCAGCACTGCGTGGCGAGGGATATAGTGAACATGATAGCGTGCGAGGAGAGGGAGAGGGTTGAGAGGCACGAGGTGCTGGGGAAGTGGAGGGTGAGAATGATGATGGCAGGGTTCGTGGGATGGCCGGTTGGCGGATCCGCGGCGTTTGCGGCGAGTGAGATGCTTAAAGGTTACGACAAAAACTATAAACTAGGAGGGAGTGAAGGAGCGTTGTATCTGTTCTGGAAGAGGAGACCCATGGCTACATGTTCCGCTTGGAAACCAAACCCAAATCAGATTGTGTAG
- the LOC106312083 gene encoding putative WEB family protein At4g17210, translating into MAKNRADAPVETPPRMSEVVGEIDTRSPFQSVRDAVSLFRQASFSKQQQQPRLSSPSSSQDATDVSEKETQLLLAEQEMDRVQLCLDTSVKAKARALSDLDSAQRKAFDLRAKLEATKHSKKSAILTKHTMNQRLEKLQSRSQETERARENYILATAGLLMARQKLAEIKQEFSISVEERLSELHRAEEAECATVVNSQKIRDMTHEISEMRDAAERLKSGADRIKKEEEKINEERVDMGETYGDMKQEAELRLEDLRRGCDPELRKDIDELEEISAENELLQEEIKLARELKEAKSAMREIFDEERSYKSLVGSLTVELEGVQRENRDLKGKENERKAFEEVEWVEVSRKVDEIISEAERTRQEAEEMRMQVDELRREAAGRRTVMGEAVKQLEIVGRAVVKAKTAERRAVEDMRVLTDKKESLTHDEPDKKIRISLKEYEELRGKHEESERMVQYKAKTVAVQLEEIKESRVEGEIMLEEKMKEMEEVEEAIDSALRNAEIAEEAHCIVDAELRKWKPQEL; encoded by the exons ATGGCGAAGAACCGAGCGGATGCTCCGGTGGAGACTCCTCCTCGGATGAGTGAGGTGGTGGGAGAGATTGACACTCGTTCTCCCTTCCAATCCGTTAGAGACGCCGTTAGTTTATTCCGTCAAGCTAGCTTCTCTAAGCAACAACAACAACCGCGTCTCTCCTCTCCATCCTCCTCACAG GACGCAACGGATGTGTCGGAGAAAGAGACGCAGCTTCTGTTAGCAGAACAAGAAATGGACAGAGTCCAGCTCTGTCTCGATACCTCTGTCAAAGCCAAAGCAAGAGCTCTCTCTGATCTCGACTCTGCTCAGCGAAAGGCCTTTGACTTGAGGGCTAAACTAGAAGCCACCAAACATTCCAAAAAATCTGCCATCCTAACCAAACACACAATGAACCAACGGTTAGAAAAACTCCAATCTCGAAGCCAAGAAACAGAGCGCGCAAGAGAGAACTACATTTTAGCTACCGCGGGGCTACTCATGGCGAGGCAAAAGCTCGCGGAGATAAAACAAGAATTCAGCATTTCCGTGGAAGAGAGGCTATCAGAGCTTCATAGAGCAGAGGAAGCAGAGTGCGCAACAGTGGTTAACTCCCAAAAGATCAGAGACATGACACATGAGATATCCGAGATGCGTGACGCTGCTGAGAGGCTGAAGTCAGGTGCTGATAGGATAAAAAAAGAAGAGGAAAAGATCAACGAGGAGAGAGTGGACATGGGAGAAACTTACGGGGATATGAAACAAGAGGCTGAGCTGAGGCTGGAGGATCTGAGACGAGGTTGTGACCCTGAGCTGAGGAAAGATATAGATGAGCTGGAGGAGATATCTGCAGAGAACGAGCTTTTACAAGAGGAGATCAAACTTGCTAGGGAGCTCAAAGAGGCCAAGAGCGCGATGCGTGAGATTTTTGATGAAGAAAGATCATACAAAAGCTTGGTGGGATCTCTCACGGTGGAGTTGGAAGGTGTGCAGAGAGAGAACAGAGATCTGAAGGGAAAGGAAAACGAGAGAAAAGCTTTTGAAGAAGTAGAATGGGTTGAAGTGAGTCGAAAGGTCGATGAAATCATCAGTGAAGCTGAGAGGACAAGACAAGAAGCGGAAGAGATGAGGATGCAGGTGGATGAACTCAGGAGAGAAGCAGCAGGCAGGCGTACAGTGATGGGTGAAGCAGTGAAGCAGCTAGAGATAGTTGGAAGAGCTGTGGTGAAGGCGAAAACCGCAGAGAGGAGAGCTGTGGAAGACATGAGAGTACTTACTGATAAGAAGGAGAGTTTGACTCACGATGAGCCTGATAAGAAGATTAGAATATCATTGAAAGAGTACGAGGAGTTGAGAGGGAAGCATGAAGAGTCAGAGAGAATGGTTCAGTACAAGGCCAAAACGGTTGCTGTTCAGCTGGAAGAGATCAAGGAGAGCAGAGTAGAAGGGGAGATAATGCTGGAGGAGAAGATGAAAGAGATGGAAGAAGTAGAGGAGGCTATTGATTCTGCGTTGAGAAACGCAGAGATCGCAGAGGAAGCACACTGCATCGTCGATGCTGAACTTAGAAAATGGAAACCACAAGAGTTGTAG